The genomic stretch acttaatgccacctttataaccacccatttactaaGTGGTGTTTgaggtcattgatacgtctcaaacgtatccataatttcttatgttccatgctagttttatgacaatactcacatgttttatatacactttacatcatttatatgcattttccggcactaacctattaacgagatgctgaagcaccagttcctgttttgtgctgtttttggtttcagaaatcctacacaggaaatattctcggaattggacgaaattaacgcccagggtcttatttttccacggagtttccagaagaccgaaggagatacagagtggggccacgaggtggccacaccatagggcggcgcggccaaggaggggcccgcgccggcctatggtgtgggcccctcgagcgtcccccgactctgcccttccgcctacttaaactctccgtcgcgaaaaccctattaccgagagccacgatacggaaaagttccagagacgccgccgccgccaatcccatctcgggggattcaggagatcgcctccggcaccgtgccggagagggaatcatcacggagggctctacatcaccatgcccgcctccggattgatgcgtgagtagttcatccttggactatgggtccatagcagtagctagatggttgtcttctcctcattgtgctatcatgttagatattgtgagctgcctatcatgatcaagatcatctatttgtaatgctacatgttgtgtttgttgggatccgatgaatattgaatactatgtcaagttgattatcaatctatcatatatgtgttgtttatgttcttgcatgctctccgttgctagtagaggctctggccaagttgatacttgtgactccaaaagggagtatttatgctcgatagtgggttcatgcctccattgaatctgggacagtgacgaaagttctaaggttgtggatgtgctgttgccactagggataaaacatcaatgctttgtctaaggatatttgtgttgattacattacgcaccatacttaatgcaattgtctgttgtttgcaacttaatactggaaggtgtgcggatgctaacccgaaggtggactttttaggcatagatgcatgctggatagcggtctatgtactttgtcgtaatgccctgattaaatctcatagtagtcatcatgatatgtatgtgcatctttatttgtcaattgtccaactgtaatttgttcacccaacatgctatttatcttatgggagagacaccactagtgaactgtggaccccggtccattcttttacatatgaaatacaatcaactgcaaactctgttctctgttgttcttcacaagcaaacatcattttccacaccatacgtttaatcctttgtttacaacaagccggtgagattgacaacctcactgttaagttggggcaaagtattttgattgtgttatgcaggttccacgttggcgccggaatccctggtgttgcgccgcactacactcctccgccaacaaccttcacgtggccttcatctcctactggttcgataaccttggtttcttagtgagcgaaaacttgctgctgtacgcatcacaccttcctcttggggttcccaacggacgtgtgcttcacgcgttatcagtcatcaaagcatccatcaggTGTAAGTGATTAACACGATCTCATGGCCGaatgattaggttactatgtatcgaaagcttatagcaagacaaACTCAATGACTTCATCTTATGTTatgcttattatgggtgtgtgtccatcatatcattctcctaatTATATGGtcctgttattaataacatccaatgttcatgattaggaaaccatgatcatctattaatcaacaagctagttaaacgagaggcttacgagggactctggtttgtttacaaaacacacatgtatcaatatctccacttaatacaattatagcatgggatgtaaacatttgtcatgaacactaagatataacaataaccactttattattgcctctcggacatatctccaacataaacatgtaccgttactttcccctttatgtcactgaggtttcgcggtagcacgccgttctccactcatcccacctctttccTTGATCGAATGAATGATATGGATACCTGCACATCACTGAGACggggcaaagagacaaggatacaagattgaaAATCTTTCATTCAATCTTTACACATATAATAAGGTTAGATGCACATAAACGCcgtgaggattcaccccaacccgcaacccgtgaggactactcacacataatatcaagatcatataccaagatagaaatcattgtgcaaatacttagattgaaatcaaatattcttacaatggtcgctatttatcaaggagatctctattataatggtgatggctatggctacggaggagatgggagatggaatgaatgaactatggtggtggatctccttcggtgtggtgcagatgaatctggtggatggcggctctgtttggcgacgaatggctctccGTCTAGAGTCGGTCCCTTCAcgaaacttatagggtttgacctcgggaatgcAGTGGCACACAGTACGGGCGCACGGTACGGGCAGGGCTTGCCTTTACCGATTCCCGTTATAGCCCATGGAACCGCCTTTTCGAGTGTACTCAACTCTGCCATGCTCCTGACGCGATTTACTTTAGTAATTGAggtccatttgtcattatgatgtgatttcctgcacaacatccaaaaatagaagacattgcacatctttgcattaattagtcattaatggcaagttgagaggtaaacttagtcaattttttGACTTAGCTAAGTGTTTAAACACGACAAAATATagcgtatttcacagccatcactACTTAGTGTATATTACAAATTCTACCTAGCTCAAACATTAGTGGAATCTCCTACACTGCATCCCCAACACATTTATTGATCATCAAAAATAGCCTGATCCTCTTGAGTTTTTCCCTGTTTGCCAAATTCACTTGGagcagatcgtatatgtcatacCCTAACTTTCTCTTTTCAGCCACCAATGCCTTTCTTTCTGCCTCTCATTGCTGATTCTTAGACCTCATAACTTGTGCTTGAGTTCTTTGCACATTCTTGAGCAGCGCAACCTCGCTCTTCAACTCGTCTAGCTCGTCTTGCGCCCGAGTCTGAAAAACTAGGGCTACTCAGCTTAATCTTTGACACAACAATCACAACATGTAAAACCCCAACACAAAAAACCCTCCCCTCTTTGCATGTACAATAAAATCAGCCAGTTTGACCAATCTCAGTCAAATCTAGAATGGCGTGATTGTAAAGAatagtaacagatctaagcaaattGCAACCGTGAACAACAAGAAATCATCAAGAACAACAAGCAATCGTGACGAACAACAAGCAACCGtctatccgaacccaatcataatGGAACTGCATGTTATCGCAAATGGTGAAGCACTGCCTGTTGTCGCACAACAACGACGAAGATAAGAGGAAGAGTAGCTTACGGCCATTGGATAGGTCGACGACGAGGTCGAGGTCGCGCCCGAACTCGAGATGTCGGTGAAGAGCGCGGTGCAGGTTCCGGTTGAGGTCACAGTGCTTGTCACtgtcgcctcctcctccggtcCCGCTCCTCTGCCTTGCGACGGTGCAATGGATTTTTCAGCGGTAGAGCAACCGCCCTGGTGATGTGACATTTTGTGGCGGGGGGGGGTGAGAGTGAAGaggcgagtgagaggaaggagaggggtgCGGTGAGGCTAGTTATGGTGCGTTTTCCTGAAGGGACGCGGCGTTTCCGTCTCCCATCCGCGTACAGGCGTGTGAAGACAACGTGCCAGGCTCCACAACAACGGCCATTTTAGGCGTTCTTCCGGGGCCTGTCTGAAGGTGCTTTAAAAACCGGTTCGTGCAACAACGCGGGAGCTTGTAGGAATCCAAACAATTCGTTTCGCTTCCTAGCCCATGTAAAAAAAAGAGGCCCACATGCTACCAAACAGGCCCTTGGTGAGGCACCACAAGATGGCTAATGTAGTTTAGATTTTTAGAACGATTGTACTCTTTTTCCTTATCATGGGATATAAGTTTTTTTAACGTGGCAACATCTAATGAATCTCTTTTTTTGTCCCATATGAAATCTTGCCTCATATtacaattttctgaatttttcgatttttcccaatttttttttgaacagtttCGAGTTAGAAACAGCAAAACAGGAAAAAAAATAGACAAAACGGGCTATTTTTCGGGCCCGTGAGCCAAACGGGCCGCCGTGCCGGGGCTTTGGGTCGGGGCACGTGGGCCGACACGGCACGGCCCGCCAGTTCACGGGCGGCAGGCGAGCCAGGCCGTGCCAGCCACGTGAAGCGGGGGGCAGGCCGGTGCCGGGACGTGCTATCCACCGAGCTGGTCGGTGTCGATCCGGTTACTGCACACCCCGCGCCCCCCGCGTTACCATGTGGGCCGCATCCCAACATGAGGTAagccattttttttcttttttgttttctgctgtttgttttctttttttaaagaaatattttttaaaaatctgaacatttgtcaaattttaatatttttcaaATTAAGAAGAAGtcactttttaaaaatctgaacatttttcagatttgattttttttaatttgaacaatttttttctatgaacaatttccaaatttgaacaattttcgaatctgaacgattttcatattagaacaattttcgaatttaaacaattttcgaaTATGAatgattttcagatttgaacaatttttgaagttgaacagttttcatatttgaacaattttcgaattttagtaattctcaaatttgaacatttttcaaatttaaacattttcgtatatagactttttcaatttgaacaaaaaaaacagaaagaaaagaaaataaaacagaaaacagaaaaacaaaataagaaaaaaaagagaaaacgaaAGAGAAAGCGAAATCGATAAAACgctaaatgggccaggcccaatacccgaccagaTGTGCGGCAACCGCatcggcaccgacctggtcggtgtataggactggCCCCGGTGCCGGCCGTGCCGGCCCATTGGACAGGTTTGAGTGAGACACCATCtccaagcaaaacaaaaaaaaaaaattctccaatcaaaaaaaagaaaaagaaaaagttcTCCTTCATGTCCTCTGAGCCAGGTCGTTGGCCGGCCGCGCGAGCTCCACGTCCTCTAATCCACTCCATTTTCCTCCCCCAAAGACGGCACCTTCTCGCCgtctcgtccccctcctccccctctccatggcgctcgcctccaccaccgcctccCGCCTCATCGCTCGCCGCCTTGCCGCCCCCCtcccgccttcttcttcttcctctccttcctccaCTACCCGCCGAGCCGCGCCACGAGGGGGAGCCACAGGAGCCAGGCCGCGCGGGGTCGCGGTGCGGTGGGAGGGCAGGCCGAGGGCGctcctcgggggattctcggacgcCGAGCCTGAAGAcgccagcgacgacgaggacgaggaggacgcccGCAGCGCGCTGGGCGGGGGGCCTTCGTCTCCGCACCTGGAGTGTGACGACGTCCTCgagcttgctgccgctgcctcctCCGGGCCCGAGCGCTGGGACGTGCTCGGCCTCGGCCAGGCCATGGTGCGCACACCTTTTCTACCCTCCTTGCGTTCTGAATACGTCGATGGTCACAGCCAAATACGGTTCATTTCTGTCGTTCTGGTGCCAATTTGCCAAGAACCAGTATCCTGTATCTAGCTTCACTTAAAAGTAACTGAAAACTCCAATAGTACAGACGTATGGTATTGCTTGGTTCAGGATTCCGACATGCTTTTCTGGCTGCTGCTATGTTAATGATTCAACCTTTGCAAGTTTGATGATGATTTACATATGACCATGCGAGTGTTTCGTCCAACACTCCTATGTTTGTTGCTTGTTGGTGCCAAACGTGCAACAGACCATCAGTACACTGTACTAAGGTGGTCTCCTAATGCCAAATCGCAAGAAACCGGTAGCTGAAAAACAAGTAATCACTGCTTCCACTCACCACAATGTTAGAATATACATAAGCTAAATAGCGTGGATACACTGCTGTGGCTGTCACTAGTGTAGCCCGCGATTCGTATTGCGGTGAATGTCGATGCTTACTTGTTACCTGTGCTCATGCTTAAATATGATTTGTTTGACCTATGTGTTATTATTGGAGCCAGTTGTGATGGACCGTGATTACACTGAAGTCCAGTCTGTTTGGATAAGCTATGGGGACCAGTGGTAACTTATGTACGGTTTCTTGCTCAAATAGGTTGACTTCTCAGGCATGGTGGACGATGAATTCCTTGAGAGACTAGGCATAGAGAAGGgtacaagaaaggttgtgaaccacGAGGAGAGGGGACGGGTCTTGCGTGCCATGGATGGTTGCACCTACAAGGCCGCTGCTGGAGGCTCACTGTCCAACTCGCTCGTGGCTCTAGCAAGGCTTGGTAGTAGTCGGATCACTAGCTACCCCGAGCTTAGAATTGCGATGGCTGGCAGTGTGGGCAGTGACCCGCTTGGTAGTTTCTACAGGTAAATTCATTGATCTGACAGTATCTTCACTTCCTCTGTACTCTGATCTTATTGCACTATTGGCACCCCGAGGCTTTTGAGTGTTATCTGACATCAAATTTTTGTTTAAATTTGTGCTATTAGGCAAAAGTTGCAGCGCGCTAATGTACAATTCTTGTCCAAGCCGGTCAAAGATGGTACCACTGGGACTGTCATTGTTCTAACAACTCCAGATGCACAGCGAACTATGCTTGCATACCAGGTCAGTTCCTTCACTAACGGCTTTTCTGTTCTTAAAATTGTTGGCAACACCTTTCTGAAAAATAATTGCTGCTAACTAGTCCTGGTTAGAAAAGAGGTTGTTCTAATGCCTTCCAGGAAAAGAGGTTGTGCTAAAATAATTGTATCCTTTGATCTTCATTCTTATGCTTTACTCTCTAGAAACTACGGAGTTGTGCTAATGCCTTCCAGGAAATGAAATAATTCAGTTGTTGCCTCTTAAGAGCGCACCGCTATTATGCACAATGTTTTATTTGAAGTATGAACATAGCATTGAGAGCATCCATCTTATACTCTATTTTGTTGGCTAATTATGTCTCCTTACACTACCTTTTTCTCTAACGATGCCTTGTAACTTGTCTTACAGGGTACATCTTCAACTCTGGCTTACGATTCAGACTTAGCGGAGCTAGTATCCAAATCAAATCTATTAGTTGTGGAAGGATACCTATTCGAGTTCGCTCACACAATTGAAGCCATAAAGCAAGCTTGTGAAGATGCTAAGAAGAATGGTGCACTTATTGCTGTTTCGGCATCAGATGTGTCATGTATCAAGCGTTGTCACAGTGATTTTTGGTGAGACTATCCTCCTTGTTAAGAATTTCCTTTTTGTGTGACTGACACTTGCAATAATTTTTTTCCGATTGACATGCACACTAGAGTCTGGACATGTCGTCTTCCATTTCCTTTCAAGTAACAGAGGTCTGCGTTTTAAAATTAGAAAAGAGGTTGCCTTTTTACTTGCTTCCAGTGATACTGTTGGTGAGTGTCTGCTCTAAAAGCGGTTGTAAGCATCTAACACCACATTAGTAGGCTACACCACAACATGATGAACTAGTGTTGATCAtggcaccgaaattaccaacagaGGTGTATATCATTTTGTTAGCATGGTTTTCactaaataaaaaaatattatgcCTGTTCGTGAGCGTGAAGTGTAACTTTATCGCACATTCTCCATATTACTCCAATATAGTATAGTGCTATGTTACTTATCTCGCAACAGTGCTAACCCTGATCCAAAACATTTACAGGGATATTGTGGGAAACTATgcagacatattatttgccaatgCCAACGAAGCAAGGGCATTCTGCGAGCTAACCTCAGAAGAGAGCACCGTGTCCGCGGCTAGATACTTGAGCCATTCTATTCCTCTTGTGTCTGTTACCGATGGCATGCACGGTTCCTACATTGGTGTGAAAGGTGAAGCAATATACATCCCTCCACCGGCGTGTATGCCTGTTGATACCTGTGGAGCTGGCGATGCGTACGCGTCAGGAATTTTGTATGGTATTCTCCGGGGTGCGTCAGACTTGAAGGGTATCGGCCTGCTAGCGGCCCAGGTAGCTGCTGTTGTGGTCGGGCAGCAAGGCACACGCCTAAGGGTTAAGGACGCTGACAGATTGGCTGAATTGTTTGAGTTCCACTTTGACAACTTGGAGTTCTGTTCAGATGCTGAAACAGATCAGGTTCCAAACTTATGATGTCTCTCTCCCTCTCAAGTTCCAAGTCTTCGATGGGCACTGGTGATGGAGATTATCGAGGGACGAAGTGGGCCAGTCCCCCTTCTCTAGAAGATTTATGAAGCAATTACTTAGCTTTACCGCTCAGATTCTATCTAAATGCTAAACTAGCCCCTCCTTCCAAAAGCATGGCAGTCAAATTTCACCAGGATTGCCCTTTCAAGAAAGTCATAGGCATATTCACGTGTATATAGCATCTCATTCCTTTAGGCCTAGTTCATTGTCGCGACCTTTATTACCATTTCATTTCGTAAATTTTGCACCAGAAGGATGCTGCACACATGGATATTTTCATTTCAAAGAAACATTGTATCATAGATTTGTCTTTAATTTACACTCTCAAAAGGAGAAAATGTCATCTTGGGACTGGGAATAAATTCTTTCGGCAACACCTGTGGTCACTCGAGGGATATGCTATCAAATGGTAACGTGATCGTCCGACTTTGTTGGATGGGATTCGATGTGGTTGGGTGGAATGTCGCCCTCAGGAGCGAAAGGTAGAGGTTGATACAATATCTTGAGCACTAGTCAGCCCCCAGGGCAGGCACAGGCAGCTCCCAGTGTAGTGACCCAGATTCTcgacccggacgtttggaacctggCAACGCGCGAGGTCGAAATCGTGTGCGTTAATGTGTGCTATGTGATTAGCACTTAATATAGCACGAAATTAATACAGATGATTTACCTTTTCGTATCTAGTTGGATACCTGATGAAATACACAAGCAGGTCGGTGCAGAGTTATTGCACATGCAAAGTTATTGCGCATGCATGCTTTTGATCCGCTTTCTCTCTCAGTCATTAAACTCTGCGTTAATCCATAATACTACTCGAGTACTTACACAATGTGTCAAACTAGTGAGACACGGGTGATTTATGCGCAAGATGCTATAGAATTCACCGCTAGTGCTCTTGGAGGGATTGTGACTTGAACAGAAAAAAGTCAAACTCAGCTACGTTCAGCAATGAAAACAATATTTAATTATCAAGCTAGGCAATCTGAAGGAACAAACGTAGCCATTAGGATAACAACTTAAAGATCAGACCTGAGATAAGTGATCAATTCATTCCTCAGCTGTGATCCTTGATACTCATAGCATTAGCGTGCTACTATTAGAGTTGACCCAGCCTTATTCCCACCACACAATGGTTGCACCCAGGAAGTAAAATGAAATGATGGTTTCTTAAAAGAATGAATATATTCCTCAGCTTTGCACATGAGAAAAAAAGGCATTATCCATGCTAGATTCAGCATGCGCATTCAATTTTTTTGGATTCGATTGTTTTATGGGGATTCAACATGCACATATCATTTCATACCTGTATATAAACAAAGATTTAGCAATCTTTTTGACAGAAACAGAAGCATAAAAATCTACACAAGAAATCCGAGGTCAAGAGTCGCACAAAAAATCTGACACCATAATTCATACAAGGAAGCTGATGCTTCAATGGGGACATATACACGGGAGCAACAATGATTCATGGGAAATCTGTGACACTATCAACAAGATAATTTCATTTTCGTAAAGCAATCTAAACACTCTAAGAACTTGAATCAGATGCAAATAGGATTGAACATGGACAGGATGGGCGGAATGCCGGAATCAGATGCAAAATAGAGCAGTCTGAACACTCTAGGAATATGGATGGAATGAAAGAAAATCAAGAACAAGATCAAAATCGGACatggcaatttttttttggcaaagaaCATGGACAGAACGGACGGCATGAATCATAGCCAGATGAGATCTGCTCGTGCCATGGGCAGATGAAGTTGACCGGAACGTCGGGCAACAATCCAACGAACCTGCTCGAGGAGCCATCGTTGAAGGCCGGCCTAACACAACGACTGATTCTCAGCCCCGCCATAGGCGTGATGCGGTTCTTCAAGGAGCTTGGCCGGAGAATCTGAAAGAGGCCCCGCCCCCACCGCGGCCAAACGCCTCCTCGACTCACCTTCTTCGGcacgggccggcactgccgccgtggtggtggtggcctggTGGGTCTTGTTGCCGGGGGCCAGTGGGCTGAGGAAGACAGAGCCGGCGCCGCCCCCACAGCGGCCAAGCACTGCATCAGCTCCTTGAGCGACCGGAGCGCGACGACGAGCGCGGCCgggtcggcgtcggcggcggcctcgAGCACCACCGGGTTGGACGCCCTTAGCGCTGCTATCCTTGGACAACCGGAGCGCGGTCGGGTCGGCGTCGTCGGCGAGCTAGCCCGCAGCACCGTGGTGGGCATCACCGCCGGCCAGGAGGCGTGCTCGAGCTCGACGGTGCGCCAGATCCTTAGGGTCGGGGTCCGCAGCGCCTCACTGCCGCTGCCGCCAGATCATCTTCGCCTACACGCCGCGAGCACTCCGGCCGCCAGATCCTTAGGGTCGGGTTCGCCCTCTTCTCCGCCTGGCCTGGGGTCGAGCAGGAGTTTCAGGGAGAAGGCCATCCCCCACTCGGTGCGGAAGAGAAGGAAGGTGGAGGCGCGGGTGGCGATGGGGAAGAGATGGAAACGAGCGACGCGGGGCAGCCTGGCAGGATTTAATGCCAATCAATGTGAGCGTTGGTGAGCAGACAAATACACACCACATACCGTATATACCTGCTATAAAATACACATGTAATTAGACAGCTGTCGCTCTCAGATTGGGTGCACTTTCATCCTCGCCCGTACCCGAGTTCCGATCGGCATTTTCGCCCAGATTCTCTTCTTTCTGTTACATATATATTTGTTCTGCCTGATTCTCTCTCAAACTTTGTTTCTAGCTCGTTGTTCTTTTGGATGCTGCTTGCAGTGCACGCATAAGATTAACATAAACTTTGCTTTGATCTGGGAATGCCACCTGATTGTAAGTTGTAATATGTTCCCTTGTGCAGATACCTGTCGACCTACTGGGCCATGGTCTGAGACAGTAGCGTGAATGTGTAGCAAAATCAGCCACAGAGAAGGCCGTTGCACACGAACTGACTATTTCTGCTCAAAAATGGAAGATTGCGATTTTAATGTGGCAGAAATTTCACCAGAGAGCAGTTTACTTCTCCTGGGATTCGTGAAGTCCCGTTATGCCCCTTGACGTGCCGTTTAAATTTCCTGCGGACGACGTAAATACCAGCCCCATCGTGGGGTACAATTGACCTTTCCGAAAAAGAAAAACCCACGGAGCGGAGAGATACGGAGCCCTTCCTCTACTTGACTCAGGAATCCTGACCAGAGACACGAAACAAACGCACCGCTCGCTTCCTCCTCTCTCCAACCTCCCCCACCACCGCACCGTCTCGCACCCGCAGCGGCGGCCGCCTCCCCTTCTCGCTCGGGTGACGGCGGGCGAggtcgcggcggcggcgatcgACGATGGTGGTGGCCACGGAGGAAATGGCGGTCTACTGCTTCGACACCCTCGTCGCACACTACAGCGgcgagcagccgccgccgcctgccttcGAGGAGGGCGTCCAGTAAGCATCCCCCTCCTCCCGCTCGCGATCGACGTCTTCTCTCCACGCCGGAAAGGATGGGTGTTTAAGGCGATTTCGTTATGGTTTCCGGTCAATTCCGCCGTAGATTTGGGGAAAGAGCGTGCCTTTACGGCGGCTAAGAGTGGATTTGGGTTTATTGCCTTTGATTTACCATCTGTGTGGGGCTGTGGGCTAATCGTAGTTGCAGAGATTATATTAAAGATGAGAAATTCTTTTAAGAGGAATTATTGTTTGGCCTTAGTTAGGACCAAGGGGAATAGGATGTTTttgcttgtttggccttccagttTTTCATACTAGATAGGGATGTTTAGGTTCTAGACTGTAGTTTCTGAAAATTGCTCTAGCGTTTGTGCAGTTGTAACACATACAATGTATGAACTCATTGGGTTAATTTCTGTAACTCCAGCCCACTGTTTGTCACCTGGAAGAAGGCTACCAATGGTTCCGAACCACGGTTAAGGGGATGC from Lolium rigidum isolate FL_2022 chromosome 4, APGP_CSIRO_Lrig_0.1, whole genome shotgun sequence encodes the following:
- the LOC124708945 gene encoding uncharacterized sugar kinase slr0537-like — translated: MALASTTASRLIARRLAAPLPPSSSSSPSSTTRRAAPRGGATGARPRGVAVRWEGRPRALLGGFSDAEPEDASDDEDEEDARSALGGGPSSPHLECDDVLELAAAASSGPERWDVLGLGQAMVDFSGMVDDEFLERLGIEKGTRKVVNHEERGRVLRAMDGCTYKAAAGGSLSNSLVALARLGSSRITSYPELRIAMAGSVGSDPLGSFYRQKLQRANVQFLSKPVKDGTTGTVIVLTTPDAQRTMLAYQGTSSTLAYDSDLAELVSKSNLLVVEGYLFEFAHTIEAIKQACEDAKKNGALIAVSASDVSCIKRCHSDFWDIVGNYADILFANANEARAFCELTSEESTVSAARYLSHSIPLVSVTDGMHGSYIGVKGEAIYIPPPACMPVDTCGAGDAYASGILYGILRGASDLKGIGLLAAQVAAVVVGQQGTRLRVKDADRLAELFEFHFDNLEFCSDAETDQVPNL